From the Toxoplasma gondii ME49 chromosome VIIa, whole genome shotgun sequence genome, one window contains:
- a CDS encoding histidine acid phosphatase superfamily protein (encoded by transcript TGME49_304650) translates to MLDAPRDADDRGARSCGSSSSGLIQLSIGVCAMKAKTHSKPMRAILSRLERSLEFRIVVFDEQMILEEDITTWPRVDCLICFYSTGFPLDKAIGYVKRFRPILLNDLEQQRIIRDRVLVYKQLQRHGIPHPPYVVVDYERVSRGEAHFEEGYDYIVFNDKRLNKPFIEKPRDADNHDNWIYYPKNAGGGCKKLYRKQQNSSSSYCPDVHSVRKDGTYIYEEFLSTFGTDVKVYTVGPLFAHAEARKSPSVDGVVCRSPDGKEVRYPVILTEQEKWIAYRLVRAFQQIICGFDILRTSSGPFVCDVNGFSFVKGNVKYYEDCANILRLFFIKKSIERWSAFGVSPQLAAPLADSTPAACAQGAGTSASGPSDPRGGPPRSTDPTETLVTGSNTELQLVAASPPSSASSASFASPSPLFRASSPSPPLHIVLQQLLRARNEYRAQRQICREEEKRRERQTAEADLRLPAAAASSGGSSPEGVLGGRALLEDEKQFRREGGKTGGDPASAAESQDVCRSRKETGEQRKEHKRTPSSGSSPLCLAGLPSRETRMHAPAVGSEETVAAREARRGFGVGEDSPQDGALSPSFSSFSVSHAPLETDPPEDRAGTMSPYTTAGEASGDDDEELRTVVVVMRHGDRKPKQKLKFKTDQDLILELFDEERNRRKEIKLKSPEELRDLLDRNTEIITFLGKKMMSLVADKKSLDEQKAVLEARAASPSPSASCSACASPDSASAEASDPGASGHVSSGGAGEEDSVGLTREAQGLQTALEKKEAAIAKLQKELSAHKQLQKVLLQGDGFAGINRKIQLKPIEWEETGSPRVASSHVSTASSASSSSSSSSSSSCASSSESTSASASSSSSASPSVLSGEARVGVGGHCGEAGMQSSAKGKGEKTKPRGASGQMPVESATSSSVSPAPPSPPPLSSSGAAGTAAGPPGRVMRCVVVAKWGGELTGIGRKQAEDLGKKFRYKLYPGDSAGLLRLHSTFRHDFKIYTSDEGRCQVTSAAFTKGFLDLEGELTPILVALVIRNNKAHSLLDDTVQLPERKECKEVLDELLNLNVSFRDASDDQLALVDALFRCPLQPVQLACLKEIDNPWQAMQKAYSSLQSFIAALDVAAADQCGAGGEKSDNSLAAHPASSSGAAGREKPAEHPFAQKLASIKQRWTTLLKEWFDPRTELFDTSKIADVMDMLRYELIHHHNVMTPRAFALAVESHKIMLPIHSFSGPAESGITDAQKLRIGAQIVGKLVRKIVRDLTFFRSVDQPRLPMEGPSTTATFTDWGMSMTAACAAARFAPPPGLSPSPSPLPPPLAAPDARGASPAGGEGLPGSQLPVRPSLACGAPGDKSTSSVGYGSVTSLSVSSSPSSSTPSRLFGDSSRSRVSSTAATREKTPHGFVSLGDVPSAFPSAVSPRGHDRDGDAGPDRREGRAPWPAYPGASPDFPGAPPGTAAAISSATSSGASASPSSTSSSSSGRSASNGLLSAAFDRLRERTLATTPPHTHRGEGRGPGVLALVGAPRWTAEREESPTLQPPLASCPALRQTIGSSPSEPESSAMSAFSSVCSCVSPSASGSQPPAAGPAPAYAPLSPQGAETLPRRPAASSPGSQEFFRETACSPPRRTGSDGERNGPGGPHLVLKNLSDEERFLQSLSTNELFLKNEGARTTREVADAVTAAAADAAAEAAPTASASFRELVKAMCDDDAETSSPRSSNAHGQSSPQSDSSASTGESAASPPSSRPSDSRSTSAPHSCASDPAQRRASPSASSPASSPVPASPHTAGAPSARSGDAPVSSASASAAGPASSPVPGANLLGGRLSRSASSACCYSFFSSFSGSAGRSATHKGTSSTRGSSTGSAGGGPRLHGSGPAARGRSSQKTSFATSSSSRASSTRPASASVCSRPAGAPKKRVSTGTTERGRRDEAVELGDRGKAGEDSSPLLALRSESPGGASVGKKGAEANWAVNGGSEEGEKRGAGREITDLLASRFGLGLPGLGGDSERSLGGAGHEKVVINSDELWAHQKKAKKSEKREEKAPLSLHGILASTAAGALPLGSRPADLYGLGAENGSGSRPESSRSGSRGGQRSCSSGGRDQEECEDERRERRRRPETEEGVEKLPSPQSAGTGAAGVARRGSEETAETATPGKRGEGDSAGVGEARGEAKGDGGEEDGESAGAECPEGRGRMAGDSEGGGEEGGVRREVADVDKEDAAGEKKQSEEDDGAEDDEDHEEHEDDDPHEHEVTAQIRLKEEEARMFGIRSPWRIVRSRYYVTSASHVQALLNILLFSYEVVCVKNQFCPNCAANARGEDGKKKARLEKVDGQEKEKEAAAGREDEGRRRGEDRERRGQKAVHAGEAEMGELSRKERVKSDADSHRQSMCLTCATPLLDAGTDHEALGTCDLHYLSHIVFRVWEKKRDRASRGALSSPQHFSVYSPSASAYPSSPAGTSCSSPLFSSQGKGGPEDEHKVPTAAAGSVPHTPQPPVPASPYRLEISFSTGAKDGFGRTFVLIEREAQAHRQRSLLRAGRNASDSGRESQRESPPHAKTEAEARRAPACAVSEAAGLSAKPVETGGGEAEDEARKPAAASARGGDPSSGKMGTECRSGGGPWATSQDTDGKREGPSGFGRKPAYPSPGASASVKALLKRGLHAEEEEDYLDVQQQELCYYAHAPISAYSASPGAEGAGKASSSFVSGQACECACCMERRSELPAETCGAAASADSGALTTGPACSGCPCCRAGNTASSGVQQQADESSTGRQGETEEPGFAASLPSRRATNSAAVKREKGPQTGPAGERTEDEGREGKDSREDLPAQSRNAENGAPLVGAVVPPYCELAPLVSLSQSCVLERFEALMNKVLSLYGSRTPAKAGKDRNNQSSTTSAGDSSFSPSSSSASSSSSASSSSSSSSCSSSSFSASSSTS, encoded by the exons AGACATGGCATTCCGCATCCGCCGTATGTGGTGGTGGACTACGAGCGCGTCAGCCGCGGCGAGGCGCATTTTGAGGAAGGCTACGACTACATCGTTTTCAACGACAAACGACTGAACAAACCTTTCATTGAAAAGCCGCGAGACGCCGACAACCACGACAACTGGATCTACTACCCCAAAAACGCCG GTGGAGGATGCAAGAAACTGTacaggaagcagcagaacaGCAGCAGTTCGTACTGCCCCGACGTCCACTCCGTGCGAAAAGATGGCACTTACATTTACGAGGAATTTCTCTCCACGTTCGGGACCGACGTCAAG GTCTACACAGTTGGGCCTCTGTTTGCGCATGCGGAGGCGCGGAAGAGTCCGAGCGTCGACGGTGTGGTTTGTCGCTCCCCAGACG GGAAAGAAGTCCGATATCCGGTGATTCTCACTGAACAAGAGAAGTGGATTGCGTACCGCCTCGTCCGCGCCTTTCAGCAAATCATCTGTGG GTTCGATATTCTCCGGACTTCGAGTGGACCCTTTGTCTGCGACGTCAACGGCTTTTCCTTCGTCAAGGGGAACGTGAAGTACTACGAGGACTGCGCAAACATCCTTCGTCTGTTCTTCATCAAGAAAAGCATCGAACGCTGGAGTGCCTTCGGAGTCTCGCCGCAACTCgccgcgcctctcgcagACTCGACgcccgctgcatgcgcccagGGTGCGGGGACTTCTGCCTCGGGGCCAAGTGACCCCCGCGGGGGTCCGCCGCGGTCCACAGACCCAACAGAAACTCTCGTGACAGGCAGCAATACGGAGTTGCAACTCGTCGCCGCctcccctccctcctctgcctcttcggcCTCCTTtgcgtcgccgtcgccgctcttccgtgcgtcttctccctcaccTCCTCTGCACATTGTtcttcagcagctgctgcgagCGCGGAACGAGTACCGCGCCCAGCGGCAGATATGtcgggaggaagagaagagacgcgagcgccagacggcggaggcggacctgcgtctccccgccGCCGCGGCTTCCTCTGGAGGCTCTTCTCCAGAGGGTGTACTGGGAGGGAGGGCGCTCCTTGAGGACGAGAAGCAGttcagaagagagggagggaagacGGGTGGGGATCCGGCCTCGGCCGCAGAGTCGCAGGATGTCTGTCGCTCGCGAAAAGAGActggagaacagagaaaggaacacAAACGGACGCCGTCCTCAGGCTCCAGTCCACTGTGCCTGGCAGGGCTTCCCTCGCGGGAGACGcggatgcatgcgccggcggtcgggagcgaggagacagttgcggcgcgggaggcgcggcgcGGCTTCGGCGTCGGGGAAGACTCGCCTCAGGACGGAgcgctctctccctcgttctcgtCGTTCTCGGTGTCGCATGCGCCGCTCGAGACAGATCCTCCCGAAGACAGAGCGGGGACGATGAGTCCGTACACGACCGCGGGGGAGGCAAGcggcgacgacgacgaagagttGAGAACCGTTGTGGTGGTTATGCGCCACGGTGACCGGAAACCCAAGCAGAAACTCAAGTTCAAAACTGATCAAGATCTGATTCTCGAGCTCTTCGACGAGGAGCGAAACCGCCGGAAGGAAATAAAACTCAAAAGCCCCGAGGAACTCCGAGACCTCCtggacagaaacacagaaatcATCACTTTCCTC gggaagaagatgaTGTCTCTAGTCGCAGACAAGAAGAGTCTCGACGAACAGAAGGCTGTCCTAGAAGCTCGCGCagcttcgccttccccctcGGCCTCTTGCTCAGCGTGTGCCTCGCCTgactctgcgtctgctgagGCGTCTGACCCTGGGGCTTCTGGGCATGTCTCCTCTGGCGGggcaggcgaggaagactcTGTGGGCCTCACTCGAGAAGCGCAAGGCCTCCAGACAGCGcttgagaagaaagaggcggcGATTGCCAAGCTGCAAAAGGAGCTGTCGGCGCACAAACAACTGCAGAAAGTTCTGCTGCAAGGCGACGGCTTCGCTGGCATCAACCGAAAGATTCAACTCAAACCTATCGAGTGGGAGGAGACGGGATCTCCGCGAGTCGCCTCGTCTCACGTATccactgcttcttctgcttcttcttcctcgtcttcttcttcttcctcgtcttgtgcgtcttcttctgagtcgacctctgcttctgcgtcgagctcttcgtctgcgtcgccgtcCGTCCTCTCCGGAGAGGCGCGCGTAGGAGTGGGGGGACACTGTGGGGAGGCTGGGATGCAGAGCTCCGCGAAGggcaagggagagaagaccaAGCCGAGAGGAGCCTCTGGCCAGATGCCGGTCGAGTCcgcgacttcttcctctgtgtcaCCTGCGCCGCCATcgcctccacctctctcctcttcgggGGCGGCAGGGACGGCGGCGGGGCCTCCGGGGCGCGTGATGCGCTGCGTCGTCGTCGCCAAGTGGGGAGGCGAACTGACAGGCATAGGCCGGAAACAAGCCGAAGACCTGGGGAAGAAATTTCGATACAAACTGTACCCAG GCGACAGTGCGGGGCTCCTTCGGCTGCATTCGACCTTCCGGCATGACTTCAAGATCTACACCAGCGATGAAGGAAG ATGCCAAGTCACCTCAGCCGCATTCACTAAAGGCTTTCTGGACCTTGAAGGCGAGCTGACTCCGATCCTTGTCGCTCTCGTCATTCGAAACAACAAGGCACACTCGCTCCTCGACGACACCGTCCAGCTCCCTGAGAGAAAG GAGTGCAAAGAAGTTCTCGACGAACTGTTGAACTTGAACGTTTCCTTCCGTGACGCCTCCGACGACCAGCTGGCGCTCGTGGACGCGCTCTTCCGCTGCCCTCTCCAACCGGTTCAACTCGCCTGTCTGAAAGAGATCGACAATCCATGGCAAGCGATGCAGAAg GCTTACAGCAGCTTGCAGAGCTTCATTGCGGCGCTCGACGTTGCGGCCGCAGATCAATGTGGagcaggtggagagaagagtgacAACTCGCTGGCCGCGCACCCTGCATCGTCCAGTGGCGCGGCTGGGAGGGAGAAGCCTGCAGAGCATCCCTTTGCACAGAAACTCGCAAGCATTAAACAGAGATGGACGACGTTACTGAAAGAATG GTTCGATCCTCGCACGGAGCTGTTTGACACCTCCAAGATCGCAGACGTGATGGACATGCTTCGCTACGAACTGATTCACCACCACAACGTTATGACGCcgcgcgccttcgccttgGCCGTCGAATCTCACAAGATCATGTTGCCCATCCACTCGTTTTCTGGACCTGCAGAGAGCGGCATCACCGACGCCCAAAAGCTGCGAATCGGCGCGCAAATCGTCGGCAAGCTCGTCAGAAAAATTGTCAGAGACCTCACGTTCTTCAG AAGCGTGGATCAGCCGCGTTTGCCGATGGAAGGCCCGTCAACAACTGCTACGTTCACGGACTGGGGAATGAGCATGACGGCCGCTTGTGCCGCTGCACGGTTCGCGCCTCCACCGggtctctcgccgtcgccgtctccgctgcCGCCCCCCTTGGCAGCGCCCGACGCGCGCGGGGCGTCTCCGGCTGGGGGCGAGGGCCTGCCAGGCTCGCAGCTGCCAGTGAGGCCGTCCCTCGCGTGTGGGGCGCCAGGAGACAAAAGCACCTCCTCTGTGGGGTACGGGTCTGTGAcgtctctctcggtgtcttcctcgccttcctcgtccacGCCCTCGCGGCTCTTCGGAGATAGCTCGCggtcgcgcgtctcctcaacggcggcgacgcgggaaaaaactccacacgGTTTTGTCTCCCTCGGGGATGTGCCGTCGGCTTTCCCGTCTGCTGTGTCCCCCCGCGGTCacgacagagacggcgacgCAGGCCCAGACCGACGCGAGGGCCGCGCGCCCTGGCCGGCGTACCCTGGAGCCTCACCCGACTTCCCAGGCGCGCCTCCAGGAACCGCCGCGGCCATCTCCTCCGCGACGTCGTCCGGtgcttccgcgtctccttcttcgacttcttcttcctcgtccggGCGCTCAGCGTCGAATGGACTCCTCTCCGCAGCGTTCGACAGGCTTCGCGAGCGGACGCTGGCGACAACGCCACCCCACACGCACCGGGGCGAGGGGCGCGGGCCTGGAGTCTTGGCGCTTGTGGGGGCCCCCAGGTGGACGGCCGAGCGCGAAGAGAGCCCAACGCTCCAACCGCCTCTTGCGTCCTGTCCGGCGCTTCGACAAACGATAGGGTCGTCGCCCTCGGAGCCTGAGTCTTCCGCCATGTCCGCGTTCTCTTCAGTCTGTTCCTGCGTGTCTCCGTCCGCTTCTGGTTCCCAGCCTCCAGCGGCGGGGCCGGCGCCGGCGTACGCACCCCTCTCGCCTCAGGGCGCGGAGACGCTGCCACGGAGGCCGGCGGCGTCGTCCCCTGGGTCTCAGGAGTTCTTTCGCGAGACCGCGTGCTCGCCGCCGCGCCGCACCGGCTCCGATGGGGAGCGCAACGGCCCTGGCGGGCCTCACCTGGTCCTGAAAAACCTGTCGGACGAGGAGCGCTTTCTCCAGTCGCTGTCGACCAACGAACTGTTTctgaaaaacgaaggcgCCAGGACGACCCGCGAAGTTGCAGACGCCGTCACCGCAGCcgctgcagacgcagcgGCAGAAGCTGCTCCGACAGCCAGTGCCTCCTTCAGAGAACTGGTCAAGGCCATGTGCGATGACGATGCAG AAACCTCGTCGCCACGCTCTTCGAACGCACACGGCCAGTCGTCTCCTCAGTCAGATTCGTCAGCGTCGACTGGCGagtctgctgcgtctccgccttcgtcgcgTCCGTCGGACTCGCGGTCGACCTCTGCACCGCATAGCTGCGCCTCTGATCCCGCCCAGCGCCGTGCGTCCCCGTCGGCGTCGTCCCCGGCCTCCTCGCCCGTTCCGGCGTCGCCCCACACAGCTGGCGCCCCGTCGGCGAGGTCCGGGgacgcgcctgtctcctctgcctccgcgTCGGCCGCCGGCCCTGCGTCGAGTCCGGTGCCCGGAGCGAATCTGCTCGGCGGGCGGCTGTCTCGCAGCGCAAGCAGCGCGTGTTGCTACTcgttcttttcgtctttctccggaTCCGCAGGTCGGAGCGCGACGCACAAAGGCACGAGCAGCACACGAGGCAGCAGCACCGGGAGTGCAGGCGGGGGTCCGCGACTCCATGGCTCTGGACCCGCAGCTCGCGGCCGGAGTTCGCAGAAGACGTCCTTCGCGACCTCGAGCTCCAGTCGGGCAAGCAGCACACGGCCGGCGTCTGCGTCGGTTTGTTCGCGCCCGGCAGGCGCTCCGAAGAAGCGCGTCTCGACGGGAACGACCGAGCGCGGGCGCCGCGACGAGGCCGTTGAGCTGGGTGACCGTGGAAAGGCCGGCGAAgactcctcgcctctcttggCCCTGCGCAGCGAATCCCCTGGCGGCGCCAGTGtggggaagaaaggcgcgGAAGCCAACTGGGCGGTGAACGgcggaagcgaggaaggcgagaagcgcggcgCCGGACGCGAAATCACCGACCTGCTGGCCTCGCGGTTCGGTCTCGGACTCCCGGGTCTGGGCGGGGACTCCGAGCGGAGTCTGGGCGGCGCGGGCCATGAGAAGGTCGTGATCAACTCGGACGAGTTGTGGGCGCaccagaagaaggcgaagaagtcggagaaacgcgaagagaaggccccattgtctctgcatggcaTCCTCGCTTCGACCGCAGCTGGCGCCTTGCCTCTGGGCTCGCGACCTGCCGACCTCTACGGCCTCGGCGCCGAGAACGGATCCGGCAGCCGGCCCGAGTCGAGTCGGAGCGGAAGCCGGGGAGGCCAGCGCAGCTGCAGTTCGGGAGGCCGCGACCAGGAGGAgtgcgaagacgagaggcgtGAGCGCCGCCGGCGACCGGAGACCGAGGAAGGCGTGGAGAAGCTTCCGAGCCCGCAGAGCGCGGGAACCGGCGCAGCGGGGGTCGCCAGGCGCGGctctgaggagacagcggagacggcgacgccGGGGAAGaggggcgagggagacagtgcAGGGGTGGGCGAGGCTCGCGGCGAGGCAAAGGGAGACGGGGGGGAGGAGGACGGCGAGAGCGCTGGCGCCGAGTGTCCTGAAGGCCGAGGCCGAATggcgggagacagcgaaggcggtggagaggagggaggcgTCAGGCGAGAGGTCGCGGACGTTGATaaggaagacgcagcaggggaaaagaaacagagcgaggaagacgacggtgCTGAGGATGACGAGGACCACGAGGAACACGAAGACGATGATCCCCATGAACATGAG GTCACGGCGCAGATTCGCttgaaggaggaagaggcgcggATGTTCGGCATTCGCTCCCCCTGGCGCATCGTGCGAAGTCGGTACTACGTGACGAGTGCGAGTCATGTCCAGGCTCTCCTCAACATTCTCCTCTTCAGCTACGAAGTCGTCTGCGTAAAGAACCAGTTCTGCCCCAACTGCGCCGCCAACGCTCGCGGCGAGGACGGCAAAAAGAAGGCTCGGTTGGAGAAGGTGGACgggcaggagaaggagaaggaggccgctgcggggagagaggacgaagggaggagacgaggcgaagacagagagagacgcggccAGAAGGCGGTGCATGCCGGGGAGGCAGAGATGGGCGAGCTgtcaaggaaagaaagagtgaagagcgacgcagacTCGCACAGGCAGTCCATGTGCCTTACCTGCGCAACACCGCTCCTCGACGCGGGCACCGAT CACGAGGCGCTCGGAACCTGCGATTTGCACTATCTCTCGCACATTGTTTTTCGAGTatgggagaagaagcgagatcGGGCGTCGCGAGGCGCATTGAGTTCTCCTCAGCATTTCTCCGTCTATTCGCCGTCTGCCTCGGCGTATCCGTCCTCGCCAGCCGGGACCTCTtgctcctcgcctctcttctcttcgcaaGGCAAAGGTGGACCTGAAGACGAGCACAAGGTCCCCACAGCGGCCGCAGGGTCTGTGCCGCACACCCCCCAGCCTCCGGTCCCAGCCTCGCCGTACCGCCTCGAGATCAGCTTCAGCACGGGCGCGAAAGACGGCTTTGGGCGTACGTTTGTCCTCATCGAGCGCGAGGCGCAGGCGCATCGCCAGCGTAGCCTTCTGAGAGCCGGGAGGAACGCGTCAGACAGCGGCCGTGAGTCGCAGAGAGAGTCTCCACCGCACGCAAAaacggaggcggaggcgcgtCGCGCGCCGGCCTGTGCCGTCTCCGAAGCCGCAGGCCTGTCGGCGAAGCCcgtggagacaggaggaggcgaggcggaGGACGAGGCCAGAAAACCTGCAGCGGCGAGCGCGCGTGGAGGCGATCCTTCCAGTGGAAAGATGGGGACAGAGTGCCGCAGTGGCGGTGGACCTTGGGCGACCTCACAGGATACAGATGGTAAGCGGGAGGGACCTTCCGGTTTCGGTCGGAAGCCGGCGTACCCCTCCCCGGGGGCTTCGGCTTCTGTCAAGGCGCTTCTGAAACGtggtttgcatgcagaggaagaagaagactaCCTCGACGTTCAGCAGCAGGAGTTGTGCTACTACGCTCACGCGCCGATCTCTGCGTACTCGGCGAGTCCCGGCGCCGAAGGGGCTGGGaaggcttcttcgtcgttcgtCTCCGGACAGGCCTGCGAGTGTGCATGCTGCatggagaggcgaagcgagcTTCCAGCGGAGACATGTGGAGCCGCTGCTTCCGCGGATTCTGGCGCCCTAACCACGGGACCCGCCTGTAGCGGGTGTCCATGCTGTCGAGCTGGGAATACCGCTTCTTCCGGTGTGCAGCAGCAAGCCGACGAGAGCAGCACAGGgcgacagggagagacggaggaacctggcttcgcggcgtctctcccctcgagAAGAGCAACAAACAGCGCGGCggtgaagcgagagaaaggcccTCAGACAGGCCCCGCAGGCGAgcgaacagaagacgaagggagggaaggaaaggacTCTCGCGAGGATTTGCCTGCGCAGAgccgaaacgcagaaaacggagcCCCGCTCGTGGGCGCCGTCGTTCCGCCGTACTGCGAGCTCGCGCCACTCGTTTCCCTTTCACAAAGTTGCGTGCTAGAGCGGTTTGAAGCTTTGATGAACAAA GTCTTGAGCCTGTACGGTTCACGGACACCGGCGAAAGCTGGGAAAGATCGGAACAATCAAAGCTCGACGACAAGTGCAGGCGacagttcgttttctccttcctcctcgtcagcttcttcctcctcatcagcttcttcctcctcttcatcttcctcctgttcatcttcttccttttcagcttcttcctcaacgTCTTGA